The Anaerolineae bacterium genome contains the following window.
GATCCCGTTCTGCCATCCCATCCCACTGACGTATGTCGGCGTGGATTACGAATTCGCCGCCGCCAGCGTGCGGATCATCACCACCGTGCGCACCAAGGCCAGTACCGGTGTGGAGATGGAAGCACTCACCGCCGGGAGTATGGCCGCCCTGACCATCTACGATATGCTCAAGATGTACACCCAGCGGATGACCATCCGCGATCAGCGTCTGCTTTCCAAGACCGGCGGCAAGAGCGGCGATTACCACGCTGCCAGCTGACGCCATCCATCCAGGGCAGCCCGCCCGCGCAACAACAGCAGCGCCCCTTCCCCGCTCGGAGAAGGGGCGCTGGCGGTAGTTTTGCAGCGGCTCAGTTCAGGAACGCCGCTGTGATCGTATAGTGGATGGTATAGCAGCCGTCGGGGCAGGTGCTGCGCTCGCTATGCGCGCCCGCGCCCCACGAGACGGCGGATGTGTAGCGGCGCGAGACCGTGCCCATGTCATCGTGATCGTCAAAGGTGGGGAAGCCCGGTGCGTCTTCATCCGTGCCCTTGACGAAGATCGTCAGGTCGGTGCCCTCGGTCAGCGTCAGGGTGAAGGTGCGGTTGATTGTCACGGTGTCGCCGCTATTGACGCTGCGTGTGCCGCTGCTGGGGAAGCGGCCCGTCTGCCCACCAACCACGAAGTCCAGCCACAGTTCGCCATCAGCCAGCGGATCAGCATCGTCATGGACGGTGATGCCGGTGA
Protein-coding sequences here:
- the moaC gene encoding cyclic pyranopterin monophosphate synthase MoaC, coding for MKDISAKEDTLREAVAEITIDMPPELVTLLRERRAEKGDALELARAAAALAAKKTWDLIPFCHPIPLTYVGVDYEFAAASVRIITTVRTKASTGVEMEALTAGSMAALTIYDMLKMYTQRMTIRDQRLLSKTGGKSGDYHAAS